From the genome of Candidatus Chlorobium masyuteum:
GCCGCATGCTTGAAGCCCACGGCAGGGGAATGTGGAAAGCCGATCAGGATATGATCAGTGAACTGCAGGAGATCTATGCCGACCTTGAAGACAGGCTGGAAGGCATGAGCGACGATAAATAGTTTGAAAAGAATTTTATAGGACCTCTATGACTTAAATGACATATAGGTCCTATAAAAAATGGAAGCGTTACATCGAGGTAGAGTAGTTGGGGGCCTCTTTGGTGATTTTGACATCGTGCGGGTGGCTCTCTCTGAGTCCGGCAGAGGTAATTCGCACAAACTTTGTGGCTGTTTTCAGCTCTTCAATACTCCTGACTCCGCAGTATCCCATTGCCGATTTAAGCCCGCCGATCAACTGGTAGACCACTTCGTCAAGCTGTCCTTTGGAAGGAATCCGGCCTTCAATACCTTCCGGTACATACTTTTTTGACTCCTTTGATGCATCCTGAAAGTAGCGGTCACTGCTTCCCTCCGGTTCGCTCATGGCTCCGAGAGAGCCCATTCCGCGATAGGTTTTGAATTTCCGTCCTTCATAGAGAATGGTCTCCCCCGGACTCTCATCGGTTCCGGCGAAAATACTTCCGATCATAACGGAATCTGCTCCGGCAGCAAGGGCTTTGGCTATATCACCGCTGTATTTGACACCGCCGTCGGCAATGATGGGTGTATTGCTCTTGGCAGCCTCTTCCGCGCAGTTTATGATTGCCGTCAACTGAGGCATGCCGACACCGGCAACAATGCGGGTGGTACAGATGCTTCCCGGTCCTATTCCTACTTTAACACAGTCGGCACCGGCTTCGATCAGGTCTCTTACCGCTTCAGGTGTGGCGACATTACCGGCGATAACCTGCAGATCGCTGTAGACCTTCTTGATTGCGCGAACCGTATCAAGCACCGCCTTGCTGTGCCCGTGTGCGGTATCTACGGCGACAACATCAACACCTGCATTAACCAGTGCCTTGACCCGATCAAGGGTGTTCTCGCGGATCCCTACGGCAGCACCGACCCTGAGATGACCCTGACTGTCCTTGCAGGCATTGGGAAACTGTTTGCGTTTCTGCACATCCTTGAAGGTTATCAACCCTTTCAGGTTGCCCTCACTGTCGGTAATGAGCAGTTTTTCAATTTTGTTGAAAAGCAGGATCTCTTCGGCTTTTTCAAGATCAACATCCTCTCTGGCGGTAATGAGGTTTTTGCTGGTCATGATGCTCGCGATCTTTGCATCCAGTTCCGGTTTGATGCGAAGATCCCGGTTTGTGACTATTCCTTTAAGAATCTGTGAGCTATCGCCCTCGAATTTCGGGCGGGCAATCACCGGTATTCCTGAAATGGAGTGACGAAGCATGAGGTCAAGAGCATCCTGCATGGTTGCGTCTTCATAGAGGGTAAACGGGTTGCGGATAATGCCGCTTTCAAACCGTTTGACCCTGGCCACTTCGCGAGCCTGATCTTCAATCGAGAGATTTTTATGGATAATACCGATACCGCCTGAACGGGCAAGTGCAATGGCAAGATCTGACTCCGTCACCGTATCCATTGCTGCGCTCACCAGAGGGATTTTAAGCGTAATGGTTTTGGTGAGCCGGCTTGAAACTACTGTTTCCTTTGGCAGAACACTGGAATATGCAGGGATAAGAAGAACATCGTCAAAGGTCAATGCTTCATAGAGAATCTTCATCATTGGCAGCATGGTTAAGGGATTGCGGCAAAATCAATTTTGCCAATTTACAAAAAGTG
Proteins encoded in this window:
- the guaB gene encoding IMP dehydrogenase; its protein translation is MMKILYEALTFDDVLLIPAYSSVLPKETVVSSRLTKTITLKIPLVSAAMDTVTESDLAIALARSGGIGIIHKNLSIEDQAREVARVKRFESGIIRNPFTLYEDATMQDALDLMLRHSISGIPVIARPKFEGDSSQILKGIVTNRDLRIKPELDAKIASIMTSKNLITAREDVDLEKAEEILLFNKIEKLLITDSEGNLKGLITFKDVQKRKQFPNACKDSQGHLRVGAAVGIRENTLDRVKALVNAGVDVVAVDTAHGHSKAVLDTVRAIKKVYSDLQVIAGNVATPEAVRDLIEAGADCVKVGIGPGSICTTRIVAGVGMPQLTAIINCAEEAAKSNTPIIADGGVKYSGDIAKALAAGADSVMIGSIFAGTDESPGETILYEGRKFKTYRGMGSLGAMSEPEGSSDRYFQDASKESKKYVPEGIEGRIPSKGQLDEVVYQLIGGLKSAMGYCGVRSIEELKTATKFVRITSAGLRESHPHDVKITKEAPNYSTSM